The window GCACGTGCAGATTTCACCTGGCCCAAGGCCGACAAACGCCGCGAGTTTCTGCGCGTGCGGCACAACGCGGCGGGCGGGCTGGACCTGTTCCACAACCAGAGCTCGGGCGTGCTCACATCGGCTGCCTGGGGCGACGGCGTGGTGGACAACCCGGCGGGGCAGACGATTGGGCCCGGCGATACGGTGCGTTTCATTGCGTTTTCGGAGTTGCTGGCATGACAGGCATGAAGATATCTGTGCGCTACTTTGCCTCGATCCGCGAGGCCATTGGGCAAGGCAGCGAGGCGGTCGAGACCTCTGCCACCACGCTGGGCGCACTGCGCGACGAACTCATCGCACGCGGCGGTGCCCATGCCAGCAGCCTGGCGCGGGGCCGTGCCGTGCGCATGGCGCTCAACCAGACCTTGAGCGAAGAAACCGCCACCCTGGCCGATGGGGCCGAGGTGGCTTTCTTCCCCCCGGTTACCGGGGGCTGAGCCCCGGCAGGGTTTGCAGGCGCTGCATCAGGGCGGCCGAGGCCGCCACCATCGGTGCGCGCAGTTCATTGCGTATCCAGCCCGCGTGTGCCAGTGCGGCCTTGAGCGGCGCGGGGTTGGGTTCGGCAAAGCAGGTCTCCACCCACGGTCGCAAGATTTGCCACACGCGGCGGGCCTCGGGCAGGTTGCCCACACGCAGCAGATCCACCAGTTCCACGAAATGCGGCGCGTGCCAATGCGCGCTGGCGGCAATGGCGCCGTGGCCGCTCCATGCCAGGGTGCTGAACATTTGCGCATCCTCGCCCGCCAGCACGGCCAGGCGCCCATCGGCAATCAACGCCTGCGTCTTGGCGGTGTCGCCTCCACAG of the Acidovorax sp. 107 genome contains:
- the moaD gene encoding molybdopterin converting factor subunit 1, whose amino-acid sequence is MKISVRYFASIREAIGQGSEAVETSATTLGALRDELIARGGAHASSLARGRAVRMALNQTLSEETATLADGAEVAFFPPVTGG